The Coffea arabica cultivar ET-39 chromosome 8e, Coffea Arabica ET-39 HiFi, whole genome shotgun sequence genome window below encodes:
- the LOC113703496 gene encoding ethylene-responsive transcription factor CRF2-like: MDQQRMQDMLTNKKGVKYTEHRKQTTMVRPSPLPPSLAGRTRKSPDMNAVKPRVVRISVTDADATDSSSDEDEEAFKRRHRVKRFINEVKIETFRDNGDGNVNACTSAGNVNSVWRSRGSAAPAAAGNGTSTTNKKRKKSSGGVGKGKQTRVAEGSNVKKFRGVRQRPWGKWAAEIRDPSRRVRLWLGTYDTAEEAAMVYDHAAIQLRGPDALTNFATPPARSVSSPPPESATCSGYNSGEESHNNQRSPKSVLRFASTSNSNEEAEAESCLPSPLHEEVVGIGKERRDSCGEEMCVSENFSHYSLIPEDLRFEFEDPVVDFSDLFEDNSNIFEYARNFDNTFVDSSESVEFGSAMPDDFFSDLGDIFGKDPLVAL; encoded by the coding sequence ATGGACCAACAAAGAATGCAAGACATGTTGACTAATAAAAAAGGAGTGAAATACACTGAGCACAGGAAGCAGACCACTATGGTCAGACCTTCCCCTTTACCGCCCTCCCTCGCCGGCCGGACAAGGAAGTCACCGGACATGAATGCCGTCAAACCTAGAGTCGTGCGGATTTCCGTCACCGACGCTGACGCGACTGACTCCTCCAGCGACGAAGATGAGGAGGCCTTCAAACGAAGACACAGGGTTAAGAGGTTCATCAACGAGGTCAAGATTGAGACCTTCAGGGACAACGGCGACGGGAACGTTAATGCTTGTACGAGTGCCGGAAATGTTAACAGCGTTTGGAGGAGTAGGGGGTCTGCTGCTCCGGCGGCCGCTGGGAATGGTACTAGTACTACTaataagaagaggaaaaagagcAGCGGTGGCGTTGGGAAGGGAAAGCAAACGCGGGTAGCTGAGGGGAGCAATGTTAAGAAGTTTCGCGGTGTACGACAACGGCCGTGGGGGAAATGGGCGGCTGAGATTAGAGATCCTTCGAGACGTGTCCGCCTGTGGTTGGGCACTTACGATACAGCCGAAGAGGCGGCCATGGTTTATGACCACGCGGCTATACAGTTGCGTGGACCAGACGCGCTGACTAACTTCGCAACCCCTCCGGCGAGAAGCGTCAGTTCGCCTCCACCGGAGTCCGCCACGTGCTCCGGCTACAACTCCGGCGAGGAGTCACACAACAACCAACGCTCTCCCAAGTCTGTCCTGCGGTTTGCTTCCACGTCGAACAGCAATGAGGAGGCCGAAGCGGAGTCGTGTTTACCCAGTCCTCTACACGAAGAAGTGGTCGGGATCGGAAAGGAAAGGCGTGATAGCTGTGGCGAGGAGATGTGCGTATCGGAGAACTTCTCGCATTATTCGTTGATTCCAGAGGACTTGCGATTCGAGTTTGAAGATCCAGTAGTGGACTTCAGCGATTTGTTCGAGGACAACTCAAATATTTTCGAGTATGCTAGGAATTTTGATAATACGTTCGTGGATTCGAGTGAGAGTGTAGAGTTTGGAT